A region of Ictidomys tridecemlineatus isolate mIctTri1 chromosome 4, mIctTri1.hap1, whole genome shotgun sequence DNA encodes the following proteins:
- the Il18 gene encoding interleukin-18 → MAAAPTENNYINFVEMTFIDDTLYFKAEDDDNLESDYFGKIELRLSILRNLNDQVLFVDRREQPVFEDMTDCDILGNEPRTTFEIYIYKDSQPRGLAVAISVKCEKYYTLSCENKNISFKEIHPPDNINETKSDIIFFQRAVPGHDDKRQFESSLYEGYFLACKKEKDLYKLTLKKQDDSRDKSIMFTVINKN, encoded by the exons ATGGCTGCCGCGCccacagaaaataattatatcaacTTTGTGGAAATGACATTTATTGATGATACACTTTACTTCAAAG cTGAAGATGatg ACAACCTGGAATCAGATTACTTTGGCAAGATTGAACTTAGACTCTCAATCTTAAGAAATTTGAATGACCAAGTTCTCTTTGTTGATCGGAGAGAGCAACCTGTGTTTGAAGATATGACTGATTGTGACATTTTAG gtaatgaaccCCGAACTACatttgaaatatacatatataaagatagCCAACCTAGAGGTCTGGctgtagccatctctgtgaagtGTGAGAAATATTACACTCTTTCCTGtgagaacaaaaatatttcttttaag GAAATCCATCCTCCTGATAATATTAATGAGACAAAAAGTGACATCatattctttcagagagctgTTCCAGGACATGATGATAAGAGGCAATTTGAATCTTCATTGTATGAAGGATACTTTCTAGCttgtaaaaaagagaaagatcttTACAAACTTACTTTGAAAAAACAGGATGACTCTAGAGATAAATCTATAATGTTCACTGTTATAAACAAGaactaa
- the Tex12 gene encoding testis-expressed protein 12 translates to MANHLVKPDSRNCKRTRELEPQMPDSPQLSSLGKSDSSFSECSGLFYKDETLEKDLNDMSKEINLMLSTYAKILSERAAIDASYIDEIDGLFKEADIIENFLIQKRELLRQRFTVIANTLHG, encoded by the exons ATGGCAAATCATCTTGTAAAGCCTGATTCTAGAAATTGCAAGAGGACAAGAGAATTGGAG cCTCAAATGCCAGATAGCCCACAGCTGTCCTCTCTTGGAAAATCGGATTCATCTTTCTCTGAATGTTCTGGACTGTTTTATAAAGATGAAACCTTAGAGAAAGATTTAAATG ATATGAGCAAGGAAATTAATCTAATGTTGTCTACGTATGCAAAGATCTTAAG TGAGAGAGCAGCAATAGATGCATCTTACATTGATGAGATAGACGGACTCTTTAAAGAAGCAGATATTATTGAAAACTTTCTCATACAAAAAAGAGAGCTCCTGAGACAGAGGTTTACAGTGATTGCAAACACACTGCACGGATAA